From the Candidatus Polarisedimenticolaceae bacterium genome, one window contains:
- a CDS encoding Stp1/IreP family PP2C-type Ser/Thr phosphatase, whose translation MNVRAFGLTDVGRRREGNEDEFRFDPGLGFFAVADGMGGHAAGEVAARLAVETMLDAVRRRAGDGSLPDPLVASTSLREAIDEANRRICESISAHEEQRGMGTTVAAVLAAGDRAVVAHVGDSRVYLLRDGRLLRLTSDHSWVNEQVKLGLLSDDAAQRHPMRNIVTRALGSRSDVDVEIALESIRSGDVLLLCSDGLNTMLSDDDIRDLLGAHHDDPEAAARTLVAAANARGGDDNVTVIVVRVG comes from the coding sequence ACGAGGACGAGTTCCGGTTCGATCCGGGCCTCGGGTTCTTCGCCGTGGCCGACGGCATGGGCGGACACGCCGCGGGCGAGGTGGCCGCCCGTCTCGCCGTCGAGACGATGCTCGACGCGGTCCGGCGGCGCGCCGGCGACGGCTCGCTCCCCGATCCCCTCGTCGCGTCGACCTCGCTTCGCGAGGCGATCGACGAAGCCAACCGGCGGATCTGCGAGTCGATCTCCGCTCACGAGGAACAACGCGGAATGGGAACGACCGTGGCCGCCGTCCTCGCGGCGGGCGATCGCGCGGTCGTGGCGCACGTGGGCGACAGCCGCGTGTACCTGCTGCGCGACGGGCGCCTGCTTCGACTGACGAGCGACCACTCCTGGGTGAACGAGCAGGTCAAGCTCGGCCTTCTCAGCGACGACGCCGCCCAGCGCCATCCGATGCGCAACATCGTGACCCGGGCGCTCGGGAGCCGATCGGACGTCGACGTGGAGATCGCACTCGAGTCGATTCGGAGCGGGGACGTCCTGCTGCTGTGCTCGGACGGACTCAACACCATGTTGTCCGACGACGACATCCGGGATCTGCTCGGCGCCCACCACGACGACCCGGAGGCCGCGGCCCGGACTCTCGTGGCCGCGGCGAACGCGCGAGGGGGTGACGACAACGTCACCGTCATCGTGGTCCGTGTGGGTTGA
- a CDS encoding fibronectin type III domain-containing protein produces MNSRRRGVPSGLALVGLVGALSAPVAWSAPEPFPTARPSTRLQAVAALSAGAPLPQGCATLLADGIETDPARATPPARRALALLQADRPLAGERRHVAAEGVVVRYAADRGALDRVDGPDGDADGVPDLVEAAAAGALAARDLLVRRLEFPAPGPIEVVLARLGSGVDGLLATSRDGHRIALVDPWNRGGVDGVRRAAAHQVAHAIADALVPGPSGAWSEAFATWSSLTLDAADEKPLALVAGRLAGLDGGLAPETLEEAAGNAVWLAFLHEAYGPTTLRLAMDELGRGGQASAAFERALRRGAGSGLAEALREFHVWSILTGERDDRRHFAFAEHVPSPSFAERADGLPAVSILGEPALGPAGLAQIALRAPDEKGGLLVRFEGESGARLAADLLLVRTDGSLRRVALTLDSEGRGDAAVPMQGLREVLLLVRNLEGEEGAARRFSWFASSDPAYPWEPGSVSAESGPDGVQIVWETTSEAAVLGFNVLRRREGDTAESRVNPVWVPSIGDRSTPAQYAFVDTTAAPGVVYEYRVEAVTPLGLAATSDAAVAAPRR; encoded by the coding sequence ATGAACTCACGGCGTCGTGGTGTACCGAGCGGTCTGGCCCTCGTCGGGCTCGTGGGCGCCCTCAGCGCCCCCGTGGCGTGGTCCGCCCCGGAGCCGTTCCCCACCGCCCGCCCGTCGACCCGGCTCCAGGCCGTCGCGGCGCTTTCGGCGGGTGCGCCGCTTCCCCAGGGGTGTGCCACGCTCCTGGCCGACGGGATCGAGACGGACCCCGCCCGCGCCACCCCCCCCGCAAGACGCGCCCTGGCGCTCCTCCAGGCCGATCGTCCTCTCGCCGGGGAGCGGCGTCATGTCGCCGCGGAAGGCGTGGTCGTGCGGTACGCCGCCGACCGAGGGGCGCTCGACCGGGTCGACGGCCCGGACGGCGACGCCGACGGCGTTCCCGACCTGGTCGAGGCGGCGGCCGCGGGGGCGCTCGCCGCGCGCGATCTCCTGGTCCGACGGCTCGAATTCCCCGCTCCCGGGCCGATCGAAGTCGTCCTGGCACGACTGGGCTCCGGGGTGGACGGCCTTCTGGCCACCTCCCGCGACGGGCACCGGATCGCCCTCGTGGATCCGTGGAACCGGGGAGGCGTCGACGGCGTCCGTCGCGCGGCCGCCCACCAGGTCGCGCACGCGATCGCCGATGCGCTCGTCCCCGGACCCTCCGGGGCGTGGTCGGAGGCGTTCGCGACATGGAGCTCGCTGACGCTCGACGCGGCGGACGAGAAGCCGCTCGCCCTCGTCGCCGGCCGCCTCGCCGGGCTCGACGGCGGCCTCGCCCCCGAAACGCTCGAGGAGGCCGCGGGGAACGCGGTATGGCTCGCGTTCCTGCACGAGGCGTACGGGCCGACGACCTTGCGCCTCGCGATGGACGAGCTCGGGCGCGGCGGGCAGGCATCCGCCGCATTCGAGCGAGCGCTGCGCCGCGGCGCGGGATCGGGCCTCGCGGAGGCGCTGCGCGAATTCCACGTGTGGTCGATCCTGACCGGAGAGAGGGACGACCGGCGGCACTTCGCCTTCGCGGAACACGTCCCCTCGCCGTCGTTCGCGGAGCGCGCCGACGGACTTCCGGCGGTGTCGATCCTCGGCGAGCCGGCGCTGGGCCCCGCGGGGCTGGCGCAGATCGCCCTGCGGGCGCCGGACGAGAAGGGTGGGTTGCTCGTCCGATTCGAAGGCGAATCGGGCGCACGCCTCGCCGCCGACCTCCTGCTCGTGCGCACGGACGGCTCCCTCCGCCGCGTGGCCCTGACCCTCGACTCCGAAGGACGGGGCGACGCCGCCGTTCCCATGCAGGGTCTGCGCGAGGTGCTCCTGCTCGTGCGCAACCTCGAGGGCGAGGAGGGCGCGGCGCGCCGGTTCTCGTGGTTCGCGAGCTCGGACCCGGCGTACCCGTGGGAGCCCGGATCGGTGAGCGCGGAGTCCGGCCCCGACGGCGTCCAGATCGTCTGGGAGACGACCTCCGAAGCGGCCGTGCTCGGCTTCAACGTCCTGCGCCGCCGCGAGGGCGACACCGCGGAGTCGCGCGTGAACCCGGTGTGGGTCCCTTCGATCGGCGACCGCTCGACCCCCGCGCAGTACGCCTTCGTGGACACGACCGCCGCGCCCGGCGTCGTCTACGAGTACCGCGTGGAGGCGGTGACTCCACTCGGTCTGGCCGCCACGAGCGACGCCGCCGTCGCCGCGCCTCGTCGCTGA